A window from Sinorhizobium fredii encodes these proteins:
- a CDS encoding DUF1499 domain-containing protein: MMVRYERPYSHAAHWARLCARIGFVIFVLSLAAHRFGPLTTPHFLALAGFAVTFALVAVLLAAIGLTRLWRVAAIGGTASVSALFYAALPLGFFFYGAAQYLTRPAIYDVSTDTATPPPWIKAPVVEESWIKRRPIVTPEDREAQIAAYPGLTGRRYDGALDRVFQGVRKVVEATRVGITAELGVENARADLEDLAVGPSEGADTSRGPEAIPVPATRPAPDIDVGIPGRQASDIVLQGEWLTLIVGFRFDVLIRLREEAETTLVDLRVSSRYGQHDLGMGASFAEEFLRALDAELLGIAGD; this comes from the coding sequence ATGATGGTCCGCTACGAGCGTCCCTATTCCCATGCCGCCCACTGGGCGCGATTGTGCGCCCGCATAGGCTTCGTCATTTTCGTGCTGTCGCTTGCCGCGCACCGCTTCGGCCCCTTGACCACCCCGCATTTTCTGGCGCTGGCAGGCTTTGCCGTGACTTTCGCCCTAGTGGCCGTCCTGCTTGCGGCAATCGGTCTGACGCGCCTTTGGCGGGTTGCGGCAATCGGCGGGACCGCTTCGGTCTCGGCGCTCTTCTATGCGGCGCTCCCGCTCGGCTTTTTCTTCTATGGGGCGGCGCAATATCTGACGCGCCCGGCGATCTACGATGTGAGCACCGATACGGCGACGCCGCCGCCCTGGATCAAGGCGCCCGTCGTCGAGGAGAGCTGGATCAAACGCCGGCCGATCGTGACGCCCGAGGATCGCGAAGCGCAGATCGCGGCCTATCCGGGGCTCACGGGACGGCGTTACGACGGCGCGCTTGACCGCGTTTTCCAGGGCGTCCGCAAGGTCGTCGAGGCAACTCGGGTCGGCATCACCGCGGAACTCGGCGTCGAGAACGCACGTGCCGATCTCGAGGATCTTGCCGTTGGCCCCAGCGAGGGGGCGGACACGAGCCGGGGACCGGAGGCCATTCCGGTTCCGGCTACGCGCCCGGCGCCCGATATCGATGTCGGCATACCGGGGCGCCAAGCCAGCGATATCGTTCTACAGGGGGAATGGCTCACGCTGATCGTCGGCTTCCGTTTCGACGTGCTGATCCGGCTGCGTGAAGAGGCGGAAACCACGCTCGTCGACCTGCGCGTCTCCTCGCGCTACGGCCAGCACGATCTCGGCATGGGCGCCAGTTTCGCGGAAGAGTTCTTGCGCGCGCTCGATGCCGAGCTTCTTGGGATTGCTGGCGATTAA